In one Leishmania panamensis strain MHOM/PA/94/PSC-1 chromosome 14 sequence genomic region, the following are encoded:
- a CDS encoding ADP/ATP mitochondrial carrier-like protein (TriTrypDB/GeneDB-style sysID: LpmP.14.0960), which yields MSPHPTSPPSVQQQQQPQSPQAGSAGRDTTYGQYGSGQELQLTATDVAMDMLIRAVFDLLQRSVAAPIDRVMVLTAVEGELVRQGRLPPGGFRGIWQLYGRLWRKEGLRGFLRGVMADAVLTLPSGFVDSFATNAVFMCLQRLIPTHVANQLSTPIVVALSLAATSAAVWVATPYNAIRKTIMTNYMADIIAPAGCATSDVCGCGETAAMTDGTGGNAEAEKVEQGSPLQEEAYRYSTATETACQVYRRKGWGGFYRGAAVEPLTVCTYRSLYLIASVMVSERMQMAYPYAVARGLAIVADILTQPLEVVSRRLVLTASDEKDEKRYAGVMDCARTIIREEGVTALWSGLRFRLMVSVASIAIRTLFAMSTDSAGV from the coding sequence ATGTCCCCCCatcccacctctcccccgtctgtccagcagcagcagcagcctcagtCTCCTCAGGCGGGTAGCGCAGGTCGTGACACCACATATGGGCAGTACGGCAGCGGTCAAGAGCTTCAGCTGACTGCTACGGATGTGGCGATGGACATGCTTATCCGTGCTGTCTTTGATCTGCTTCAGCGATCCGTGGCGGCTCCGATTGACCGTGTGATGGTGTTGACCGCCGTCGAGGGAGAACTGGTACGCCAGGGCCGCCTGCCTCCTGGCGGCTTCCGTGGTATTTGGCAGCTGTACGGCCGCCTGTGGCGCAAAGAGGGCCTTAGAGGTTTTCTCCGCGGTGTCATGGCAGATgcggtgctgacgctgccgagTGGCTTTGTTGACTCCTTCGCCACCAATGCGGTGTTTATGTGCCTGCAGCGGCTGATTCCAACCCATGTGGCGAATCAGCTGAGCACCCCTATCGTAGTGGCGCTGTCACTGGCGGCCACGAGTGCAGCGGTGTGGGTGGCCACTCCGTACAACGCCATCCGCAAGACCATTATGACCAACTACATGGCGGACATTATCGCTCCAGCTGGTTGTGCTACCTCTGATGTTTGCGGGTGCGGCGAgacagcggcgatgacggaCGGCACGGGTGGGAACgccgaggcagagaaggtggagcAAGGCTCGCCGCTCCAGGAGGAGGCGTATCGCTACTCCACAGCCACGGAAACAGCTTGCCAGGTCTACCGTCGAAAGGGATGGGGCGGGTTCtaccgcggcgccgccgtcgagcCGCTAACCGTGTGCACTTACCGCAGTCTGTACCTCATCGCATCTGTCATGGTGAGTGAGCGTATGCAGATGGCGTACCCGTACGCAGTGGCTCGCGGCTTGGCGATTGTGGCCGACATACTCACGCAgccgctggaggtggtgagccGTCGCCTCGTCCTGACAGCATCAGACGAGAAGGATGAGAAGCGCTACGCCGGCGTGATGGACTGCGCCAGGACAATTATACGAGAGGAAGGCGTGACGGCGTTGTGGTCAGGGCTACGCTTCCGGCTCATGGTGAGCGTCGCGAGCATTGCAATCCGCACACTGTTCGCAATGTCTACGGACTCCGCGGGCGTTTGA